ATCCCGcagcgctcctcctcctcctgcacgAGCCCTGCTCATCCCTGGCCTCctgctcgctctctctctctctcacatctctctctctctctatactTGCCGCAGCAAGGAACCGCCGCCGCCAAGTACTTGCCGGGAGCGACGCCGCCCGGATCTGGCCGTCTCCGCGTCGCCCGCCCGTTCCCCGCCTCTGGCAAcggccgccgtccgccgccgtaCAGCCGACCGCCATGGCACCCTGCTCGAGCTCGTCGTCCCCTGCGCCTCAAGCTCCTCCTGCCGGAGCCGCAAGTCCTGTGCCTCTGCGTTCAGCGCCGCCGTCTGCATCCCGCCTGAACGGATCGAGCGATCCTGCTCATCCCGCGCCGTGCCAAGCTGTCATCTCCTGCCTCGACGCGCTCGCTATCCCCTACCGCGGCCTCTGCTTCCCTGCTCCAAACCGAACACCTTGCCGCCCTGGCAAGCATGGCCTCGCCTTCGCGCCTCCGACGACTGGCCTCGTCATCGCCGGCAACCCCAGGCAGGCCCCGTCGTGCCCTGCCATCTCCCTCGTCGTCTCCGTTTTTTCTTCTCTGAATTCCCTCTGTTGTCGTTCTTCAGGCAACAGCCGACGCCGTGGACGCTAACCGCCAAGCCGTCTCCTTCCACCAATGCCATGGCCTCGGATCTAGCCGGTTCCCGCGGTCCCTCGCCCCGCCAAGTCCCTCGCCTCGCCGCCCCTTCGCCCGCTCGTCGGAGCTCTGCTCCAGGCGCCGCCCGCAGTTCCCTGCTTCGAACAGGGGAACGAGCGCACGAGCAGCGTTCGCGTTGACTGCGGCCCCGCGCCTCCTCGTTCGATCCAGCCTCCTGGGCCGCAAGCAAGCACCAAGGCCCAGCGCCCCTTCCAGCCTCCCTCTCCACCGAGTGGGCCTTGACCCATGGTGAGGCCCCCCCAGCGCCCCTTTGTTATTCTTCTATTGGGCCTGCTCCGGTTTTAGATTCGGCCCAGTGTAGTTTTTTTCCATGTCTGCGATTTAGCTATTATCCAGAGTAttgcagttttacagaaaaacccctcatgttcatgcattaataattaattaaccgtgcatcttttgtaaataatttatatatgtaaaatgttCAGATTTCTGTGTAGTTTCACAATATGctgctctcatccatgtttaagaTGTTTAAGTTGCTGTTTACATTTATTTTACTTAAATaacatgctaaaatgatttaattcataactaattaaccgtaactcggttTTAAttaaattatatatgtaaatggggtagaaaaatgcctagtttaacatggtgcacttcattttgctgtttaacaacattaaaattgcgtttatggcagaacagtaccaaaactaaattatggacatgaggattttccggaattgttgttgtttgtttccggcctcatttaacttgcttaaataggtagtttcattatgcttcacctcttgccatggtaatcaacttttaatattgttgggtacataatgagagagaactaaataattatatgtggtgtttcgtcaatatgcaactcgttgcatattgagctccacttaatttgtagtgttgtttgttgcactttgctatgccatgcctcattaaaccggacatgcatcatatttggttttgcatcatgccatgtgtatgtggtggttgtttactaggttgtttgtttctttccgggttgcttctctcgttagcttcggtttcgttccggagttgtgaggattcgttcgactacattcgtttgtcttcttcatggactcgttcttcttcctagcgggatctcaggcaagatgaccacccctcgaaatcacttctatctttgcttgctagttgttcgctctattgctatgctgcgctacctactacttgctatatcatgcctcccatactgccacgtcagcccctaaccttttcacccttcctagcaaaccgttgtttggctatgttaccgcttttgctcagccctcttatagcgttgctagttgcaggtgaagacgaagtttgctccatgttggattatgtttatgttgggatatcacaatatctcttatcttaattaatgcatctatatacttggtaaagggtggaaggctcggccttatgcctggtgttttgttccactcttgccgccctagtttccgtcataccggtgttatgttccttgattttgcgttccttacgcggttgggtgatttatgggacccccttgacagttcgctttgaataaaactcctccagcaaggcccaaccttggttttaccatttgcctacctaagcctttttcccttgggttctgcagactcaagggtcatctttattttaaacccccgggccagtgttcccctgagtgctggtccaaactagagccacttgcagcgccaccttggggaaactcgaggtctggttttagttgtacgtactgttcatccggtgtgccctgagaacgagatatg
The Aegilops tauschii subsp. strangulata cultivar AL8/78 chromosome 3, Aet v6.0, whole genome shotgun sequence genome window above contains:
- the LOC141043050 gene encoding uncharacterized protein → MGWRMEEAGRSVEVVVPPTPPPPLLFCLLPPRVLPRSNPPSFSSLDQSRSAPPPPARALLIPGLLLALSLSHISLSLYTCRSKEPPPPSTCRERRRPDLAVSASPARSPPLATAAVRRRTADRHGTLLELVVPCASSSSCRSRKSCASAFSAAVCIPPERIERSCSSRAVPSCHLLPRRARYPLPRPLLPCSKPNTLPPWQAWPRLRASDDWPRHRRQPQATADAVDANRQAVSFHQCHGLGSSRFPRSLAPPSPSPRRPFARSSELCSRRRPQFPASNRGTSARAAFALTAAPRLLVRSSLLGRKQAPRPSAPSSLPLHRVGLDPCFGFVPEL